The Microterricola viridarii genome segment GCAGCGCAGTAGTCGCCGTCGCCGCATCAAGCCTGCTGGCCGGTTGCGCCGGAGCGGCAAGCTCTGCGGACACCGTCAGCTACTGGGCGGCGTTCAATTCGACTGACACCCAGAAGCTGTTCCAGTCCGAGTTCATCGACGCGTTCAACGAGTCATCGGATGACGCCCAGGTGAAGCTGGACGTCAAGCAGTGGTCGAACATCGGCTCGCTCACCGACACCGCCGTCGCAGCCGGCCGCGGCGCCGACGTCGTCTTCTCGCCTGGCCCGTCGAGCGCGCTCGGCTTCGCCGCGGCCGACCGCATCGACTCGCTCGACGACTTCGCCAAGGAGTATGAGTGGGAGAAGGTGCTCGAGCCGTGGGCCTACCAGGCCAGCCTCGTCGACGGTGAGCTCTACTCGATCCCCACCGGCTACGGCTCCATCGTGATGTTCTACAACCCGGCCGTCTTCGCCGAGCACGGCTGGACCGTTCCGACGACCGCCGCCGAGTTCGAGAAGGTCGCGACCGAGGCTGCCGCGGCGGGCATGATCCCCGTGGGTGCTGGCAACAGCGGCTACCAGGCGCAGAGCGAGTGGTACCTCTCCGCCGTGCTGAACGCGGCCGTCGGACCGGAGAAGCTCTACGACGTGCTCACCGGCACCGCGAAGTTCACCGACCCCGAGTTCGTCGACGCGATGACGACCCTCAAGACGCAGATCGACAAGGGCTGGTGGGGTGGCAGCGCGAACAGCTACTTCACCAACACCGACACCGACATGTTCACCGGCCTGGCCAACGGGAAGGTGGCGCTGTACATGACCGGAACCTGGTCGTTCAGCTCGGCCGGCTCCTACTTCGGTGAGGCCGCCGGCAACGACGCAACCTGGGACTGGGCCCCGCTGCCCGCCCTCAGCGACAGCGTCGAGCCCGGCGTCTACCCGCTCGCGATCGGCACGTCGCTCTCGATCAACACGGTCTCCAAGAACAAGCCCGCCGCGGCCAAGTTCCTGGACTCCTTGATCAACGACCCGGCCAAGATCTACAACTACATGGCCAAGACCAGCGAGAACCCCGCCCCGGTCGTCGTGGACGAGGCAGACTTCCCCGCCGACCTCGACGAGCGCGTCGCCCGCCTGTACAAGGACATCCCGAAGAGCAGCAACCTCGGCTACGCCTCGTGGACCTTCTTCCCCGCGGCGACCGACACGTACCTCTACACGGAGTTCGACAAGATCATCACGGGCGACATGAGCCCGAGCGACTACCTCGCCGGTCTGCAGAAGACCTTCGACGGCGAGCTCGCCGCGGGCAAGGTCATCGTGCCGTTCGCCCCGACCGCGGGCTAATCCCACCCCATGTCACGAACCGCAACCGCCGTGCCGCCGCAGGGAACCCCCCTGCGGCGGCAGGGCAGCACGAAGATCAAGTACCGCACGCGCGGACTCGCCTGGGCGTTCATGGCGCCCCTCCTCATCGTCAACCTCCTGGTGATCGGCGGCCCGGGGCTCGCCTCGTTCTTCTACTCCTTCACCGACTGGGACGGCCTGGGGCAGGCCAACTTCGTCGGGCTGGCGAACTACGCCGAGCTCTTCACGAGTCCCGCCGTGCTCAGCGCGATCCAGCACAACCTGATCTGGACCGGCTTCTTCCTCATCGTCCCGATGTCGATGGCCCTCCTCGGCGCCTTCCTGCTCTCGCGGGTGCGCCGCGGCCAGATCCTGTTCCGGGTGCTGTTCTTCATTCCCTACGTGCTCGCGACGATCGTCTCCTCGATCATCTGGCGCCAGATCCTCAGCCCGACGGCTGGCATCGGGCAGGCGCTGCAGAGCATCGGCATCGACTGGTTCGCCGACACGAACTTCCTCGGTGACCCGGCGCTCGCCCTCGGTTCCGTGGCATTCATCAACAACTGGCAGTGGTGGGGCTTCCTGCTCGTGCTGTTCCTGGCCGCCATGCAGGGCGTTGACCCGGCACTCTACGAGGCAGCCCGTCTGGACGGTGCGAACGCGTTCCGCGAGTTCTGGCACATCACGCTGCCCGGCATCCGCCCCACCCTGATGTTCCTCATGCTCATGACGGTGATCTGGTCGTTCCTCGTGTTCGACTACGTCTTCATCCTCACGCAGGGCGGCCCGGCCGGTTCGACGGATGTCGTCGGCACCGTGCTCTACCGCACGGCGTTCTCGGAGAACCGCGCCGGCTACGCCTCGTCGATGGCGATGCTGCTCACCGTCATCAGCGCGGCCATCGTGCTCGGCTATCAGCTGCTTCGCAAGAAGCTCAAGTGGGAGGTCTAGCGTGAGCGCAGTCTCTGAAGTGCGCGAGAGTGCCGCGACCCGCGCGCGGCCGAGCTCGGCCGTCCGCCCCGGCCGCGGCCGGCGCAAGGTCGGCACGAACACGGGTACGGGGCCGCTCGGCTGGTTCCTGCTCATCGTGCTCGCCGTCTACGCCGGCGGCCCGCTCGTGGTGTTCCTGTTCAACTCGCTCAAGAGCCCGGCGGAGATCAGCAACTCTCCGCTCGGTGCACCGACCGAGTGGCGCTGGGAGAACTTCATCACGGCGTTCCAAGACGCCAACATGGGCCAGGGCATCCTGAACAGCCTGATCATCTCGGTCTCGACCGCGGTGGGCGTCTGTGTGATCGCCGGCCTCGCGGCCTACGCGATGACCCGGCTCGACCTGCCGGGCAAGAACAACTGGATGCTCTACCTGCTGGTCTCCACCTCGCTGCCGATCCAGATGTTCCTGGTGCCGCTGCTGACCTGGTGGTCGACGCTCGGGCTCTACAACTCCCAGTTCGGGCTCATCGTGATCTACTGGGCGATCTACAGCCCGTTCGCCACGCTGCTGCTGCGCTCGTTCCTGATCGCGATCCCGCCGCAGTACGAAGAGGCCGCGCGCATCGACGGTGCGGGCGAGTTCCGCCTGTTCACCAGCATCGTCGTGCCGATGATCTGGCCCGGCTTCATCACGGCGGCGCTCGTCGCGGGCCTGCAGGCCTACAACGAGTTCCTGCTCGCGGTGACGTTCATCCAGGACGCGGACCGGCTGCCCGCCTCGCTCGCCCTGTACTCGTTCCAGCAGAACCTGACGCCCAACTGGGCGCTGGTGAGCGCGGCCGGCCTGATCATGGCGCTGCCCGCGATCGTGATCTTCGTGCTGCTGCAGCGCCGCTTCATCGAGGGTTACACCCAGGGCGGCATGGCGAACTAGCCCCCTGCCGCGCCCCGGGCGCTGCATCCGGCACTCTGTCAGAGGGCCCAGACTCGGAATCGTTGAACGCGGTTGGCGTCTGGGCCCTCTTTCTGTGCGCGAGGTGCTCTCCTGCGGGTGTCTAGGCTGGCCCCATGCATGATGAGGCCCTGGCTGGCGGCAACTCGACCGACGTGCGCCGGGTCGGCGAGACCGTGCGGCGCACCTCCGGCCCGTGGACCCCGCGCGTGCACGAACTCCTGCGCGTCCTGCGCGGGGAGGGGGTGCTCGAGGTGCCCGAGCCGCTCGGCCTCGACGAGTCGGGGCGCGAGGTGCTCTCCTACCTGCCCGGTGAAGTGGCCAACTATCCGTTGCCCGGTTGGCTCTGGCATCGCTCCGTGCTCGCCGAGTCTGCCGCGATGCTCCGCCGCGTGCACGACGCCGGCGCGCCGCTCGCCGGAGTGCGCGACGGCTGGCAGTTGCCGAGCCACGAGCCCGTCGAGGTCATCTGCCACAACGATGTCGCGCCTTACAACCTCGTCCTCGTCGACGGCCACGTGGGCGGCCTGATCGACTTCGACACTGCCTCGCCCGGCCCGCGCATCTGGGATCTCGCCTATCTGGCCTACCGGCTCGTGCCCTTCGTGGCGGATGCCGGGGCAGAGGCTCCGGCAGAGAGCGAGCGGATTGAACGACTCAACCTGCTGATCGCCGCCTACGGAATGGACTACTCCCCGGCAGAGGTCCTGACGGTGATGGCGGCCCGGCTCGAGGAGTTGGCCGCATTTACCGAGCAGCGTGCCGACGACACCGGGCGGGCCGACCTCCGTGAGCATGCCGCGATGTACCGGGTCGATGCGGTGCGCGTGCTGGCGCTCGCGTCTTAACCTGTTGGTCGAGTAGTGCCGCCTGCGGCGCGTATCGAGACCCTGTTTGTGGCGGCCGGCAGAGCCCAGTGTGACGGTCTCGGTACGCTCGTTCCTCGCTACTCGACCAGCGGAAGAGGGCATACCCCTGCTGACTCGAGTGAACTTGTGACCGCAGCCAACTCCGCCGCTACAGGCTGCGTCCCGACTCCCAGAGGTTGTCGCTGGTGCCGCTGACCAGAGCGGCGACCGACATGGCCTGCGCGTCGGTGAAGGAC includes the following:
- a CDS encoding ABC transporter substrate-binding protein; the protein is MSKISRRVLRSAVVAVAASSLLAGCAGAASSADTVSYWAAFNSTDTQKLFQSEFIDAFNESSDDAQVKLDVKQWSNIGSLTDTAVAAGRGADVVFSPGPSSALGFAAADRIDSLDDFAKEYEWEKVLEPWAYQASLVDGELYSIPTGYGSIVMFYNPAVFAEHGWTVPTTAAEFEKVATEAAAAGMIPVGAGNSGYQAQSEWYLSAVLNAAVGPEKLYDVLTGTAKFTDPEFVDAMTTLKTQIDKGWWGGSANSYFTNTDTDMFTGLANGKVALYMTGTWSFSSAGSYFGEAAGNDATWDWAPLPALSDSVEPGVYPLAIGTSLSINTVSKNKPAAAKFLDSLINDPAKIYNYMAKTSENPAPVVVDEADFPADLDERVARLYKDIPKSSNLGYASWTFFPAATDTYLYTEFDKIITGDMSPSDYLAGLQKTFDGELAAGKVIVPFAPTAG
- a CDS encoding carbohydrate ABC transporter permease, encoding MSAVSEVRESAATRARPSSAVRPGRGRRKVGTNTGTGPLGWFLLIVLAVYAGGPLVVFLFNSLKSPAEISNSPLGAPTEWRWENFITAFQDANMGQGILNSLIISVSTAVGVCVIAGLAAYAMTRLDLPGKNNWMLYLLVSTSLPIQMFLVPLLTWWSTLGLYNSQFGLIVIYWAIYSPFATLLLRSFLIAIPPQYEEAARIDGAGEFRLFTSIVVPMIWPGFITAALVAGLQAYNEFLLAVTFIQDADRLPASLALYSFQQNLTPNWALVSAAGLIMALPAIVIFVLLQRRFIEGYTQGGMAN
- a CDS encoding aminoglycoside phosphotransferase family protein, translated to MHDEALAGGNSTDVRRVGETVRRTSGPWTPRVHELLRVLRGEGVLEVPEPLGLDESGREVLSYLPGEVANYPLPGWLWHRSVLAESAAMLRRVHDAGAPLAGVRDGWQLPSHEPVEVICHNDVAPYNLVLVDGHVGGLIDFDTASPGPRIWDLAYLAYRLVPFVADAGAEAPAESERIERLNLLIAAYGMDYSPAEVLTVMAARLEELAAFTEQRADDTGRADLREHAAMYRVDAVRVLALAS
- a CDS encoding carbohydrate ABC transporter permease is translated as MSRTATAVPPQGTPLRRQGSTKIKYRTRGLAWAFMAPLLIVNLLVIGGPGLASFFYSFTDWDGLGQANFVGLANYAELFTSPAVLSAIQHNLIWTGFFLIVPMSMALLGAFLLSRVRRGQILFRVLFFIPYVLATIVSSIIWRQILSPTAGIGQALQSIGIDWFADTNFLGDPALALGSVAFINNWQWWGFLLVLFLAAMQGVDPALYEAARLDGANAFREFWHITLPGIRPTLMFLMLMTVIWSFLVFDYVFILTQGGPAGSTDVVGTVLYRTAFSENRAGYASSMAMLLTVISAAIVLGYQLLRKKLKWEV